The window TGTGACCTCGTCTGGCGATAGTTTCAGCATCCGGCAAGCGGCGTTGCGCGCGAGCTCGGCAGAAAATACTAACGCGACGCTGCCGCTCCAGGCGCCGTCGATGCGAATCGTCGCCCACAGGCCGTCACTCGTCACGGTGTTTTCACCGCGCACCAGCTCGATTTCGAGCATGATCTGAAAAACGCCCTGCGCAATCTGGTCAATGATTTCGTCGTCGATCATGGGGTTGTACTGCCTATTTCAACGGAGCTATTTCAATTTGTAAAAGACTTGGTTATCGACCTGCACGCGCACAAACGACGAATCGAGATTCATCGTGGTCTCGGCCGCACCGAGAAACAGCACCGCGTGAGGGGCCATCACCGCGCGGACCTTTTCGAGAATCTGCCGTTTGGTCGCCGGGGAAAAATAAATGAGTACGTTGCGAAGAAACACCACATCCATCGTCGGCAGCGGCGGCCAGTGCTCGATGAAGTTCAGCTTGTTGAACGAGACGAGTTCGCGCAGATTGGACGTTATTTCCCATTGCAGGCCCTTACGCTGGAAATAGCGGGCCAGCAAGTTCGCGGGCAAACCACGGTTCATTTCGATCTGCGAGAAAGCCCCGGCCCTGGCTCGGGCCAATACTTCATCGGCAATGTCAGTTCCGAGAATCTGCACCTTCCCAGCGCACAGATCGGGGAAATTTTCCCGCAGCAGCATCGCTACAGAGTAGGCTTCCTGCCCCGTCGAGCAGGCGGCCGACCAGATGTTGAGCTTGCGGTTAAGCGATAGCTTTTGCAGTGCCGGCAGGATTTGTTGCCGCAGCGCTTCGAACGGATGGATGTCGCGAAAGAAGCTCGTTTCGTTGGTGGTCATCGCTTCCACCAACTGCTGCTGAATCGTTTGATTCGGCTTGGCGCGAAGGTTCGTCACCATCTCGGCTGCCGAGGTAAAACCATTCTTCTTGGCAACTGGGCCCAGGCGGGCTTCGATCAAATAGGCCTTGGCATCGTCGAGTTCAATCGCCGAGCGCTGCCGCACCAACGTGCAGACAAATTGCAAGGCATCGGGTGCTAAACAAGCTGTTGTCATCGTGCTGCTCCTGCTGTCGCGCGAACTACTCGACCGCGAAATGCTGCTTCTTCAAGTGCGCCGCTGATTTCATCCAGCGGCAGCACTTTATTGGCCAGGCCCGCTTCGACCACGGCTCGCGGCATGCCCCACACGACGCATGTATCCTCGTTTTGCGCGAGGACATTGCCACCGTGATCCACAATCTCTCGCGCACCGCGGAGGCCATCTTGCCCCATGCCGGTGAGCACGACTCCCAAGCAATTTCCGCCGTACACTTCCGCTGCCGAGCGGAAGAGCACGTCGACCGCCGGCCGGCAGGAATTCTCCGGCGACTCTTGCTGCGTCACGACGCGCACTTGCGTGCCGACTCGCTGCAGTTGCACGTGATAGTTGCCGGGAGCGATCAACACCAAGCCGGGTTGAACCAGGTCGCCGTTGCGGGCTTCGCGCACTTCCAGCGAACCCTCTTGGTTCAAACGGTTGGCCAGGTGATTGGTAAAGACCGGCGGCATGTGTTGCACAACGACGATCGGAACCGGCAAGTTCTGCGGCAACGAACACAAGACATTGGCGAGCGCCTGCGGACCGCCTGTAGACGAGCCGATCACGATCGCATCGGTCCGTTGTAGACCTTTGCTCGCAGGGCGACAGGTGATCTTCGGCGCAGCCGCCTTGCTTGCCACAGGAGGCGCGCAAAGGGCTTTGATTTTGGGAATCAGCTGATCTTTGACGCTTTGAATGCCAGCCGCAACGCTGCCGACGTTCGCCGGCTTGGTCACGTAGTCGGTCGCACCTCGCGCGAGCGAATCGAGCGTGGCAATGGCCCCGCGCGCCGT is drawn from Anatilimnocola floriformis and contains these coding sequences:
- a CDS encoding chemotaxis protein CheX, whose product is MIDDEIIDQIAQGVFQIMLEIELVRGENTVTSDGLWATIRIDGAWSGSVALVFSAELARNAACRMLKLSPDEVTDADELEVAAELANMIGGNLKSLLPSPSQLSLPVVSLQNASGSEYSQIASLSGFEGSLGVCIATNGAN
- a CDS encoding CheR family methyltransferase, which encodes MTTACLAPDALQFVCTLVRQRSAIELDDAKAYLIEARLGPVAKKNGFTSAAEMVTNLRAKPNQTIQQQLVEAMTTNETSFFRDIHPFEALRQQILPALQKLSLNRKLNIWSAACSTGQEAYSVAMLLRENFPDLCAGKVQILGTDIADEVLARARAGAFSQIEMNRGLPANLLARYFQRKGLQWEITSNLRELVSFNKLNFIEHWPPLPTMDVVFLRNVLIYFSPATKRQILEKVRAVMAPHAVLFLGAAETTMNLDSSFVRVQVDNQVFYKLK
- a CDS encoding protein-glutamate methylesterase/protein-glutamine glutaminase; the encoded protein is MRKIRVLVVDDSIVIRRLLTEALSSDPEIELAGTAPNGRIALAKLPQLNPDLVTLDIEMPDLDGLGTLPELRKNFPKLPVIMFSTLTARGAIATLDSLARGATDYVTKPANVGSVAAGIQSVKDQLIPKIKALCAPPVASKAAAPKITCRPASKGLQRTDAIVIGSSTGGPQALANVLCSLPQNLPVPIVVVQHMPPVFTNHLANRLNQEGSLEVREARNGDLVQPGLVLIAPGNYHVQLQRVGTQVRVVTQQESPENSCRPAVDVLFRSAAEVYGGNCLGVVLTGMGQDGLRGAREIVDHGGNVLAQNEDTCVVWGMPRAVVEAGLANKVLPLDEISGALEEAAFRGRVVRATAGAAR